A stretch of Elgaria multicarinata webbii isolate HBS135686 ecotype San Diego chromosome 5, rElgMul1.1.pri, whole genome shotgun sequence DNA encodes these proteins:
- the NICOL1 gene encoding NELL2-interacting cell ontogeny regulator 1 isoform X1 yields MDKNIIPIPQHHHHLVTFNILADKDFWRTQTVALKEEDLTSKMLKACVSKVVILVPLILIVGLISTNPTTAEEESGTTVPAESRPCVDCHAFEFMQRALQDLKKTAYNLDSRTETLLFKVEKRTLCDCLTANTLN; encoded by the exons ATGGATAAAAATATCATCCCTATTccccaacaccaccaccaccttgttaCATTCAACATCTTGGCTGATAAAgacttctggagaactcaaacaGTGGCTT TGAAGGAGGAAGACTTAACAAGCAAGATGCTGAAGGCTTGTGTAAGCAAAGTGGTCATTTTAGTGCCTTTAATACTCATAGTTGGGCTTATTTCTACAAATCCAACTACAGCTGAAGAAGAATCAGGAACAACAGTCCCTGCTGAAA GTCGCCCGTGTGTTGATTGTCATGCATTTGAATTCATGCAGAGGGCTTTGCAAGATTTAAAGAAGACAGCATACAATTTAGATTCACGG ACAGAGACATTGCTTTTTAAAGTGGAGAAGAGAACTCTGTGTGACTGTTTAACTGCAAATACATTGAACTGA
- the NICOL1 gene encoding NELL2-interacting cell ontogeny regulator 1 isoform X2, with the protein MLRDTAVHVLLAVCSSHSKRVRPSQRQVRDQEEDLTSKMLKACVSKVVILVPLILIVGLISTNPTTAEEESGTTVPAESRPCVDCHAFEFMQRALQDLKKTAYNLDSRTETLLFKVEKRTLCDCLTANTLN; encoded by the exons atgctcagagatacGGCTGTACATGTTTTGCTAGCAGTTTGCAGCAGCCATTCAAAGAGAGTGAGACCATCACAAAGGCAAGTGAGAGATCAG GAGGAAGACTTAACAAGCAAGATGCTGAAGGCTTGTGTAAGCAAAGTGGTCATTTTAGTGCCTTTAATACTCATAGTTGGGCTTATTTCTACAAATCCAACTACAGCTGAAGAAGAATCAGGAACAACAGTCCCTGCTGAAA GTCGCCCGTGTGTTGATTGTCATGCATTTGAATTCATGCAGAGGGCTTTGCAAGATTTAAAGAAGACAGCATACAATTTAGATTCACGG ACAGAGACATTGCTTTTTAAAGTGGAGAAGAGAACTCTGTGTGACTGTTTAACTGCAAATACATTGAACTGA
- the NICOL1 gene encoding NELL2-interacting cell ontogeny regulator 1 isoform X3, whose translation MLKACVSKVVILVPLILIVGLISTNPTTAEEESGTTVPAESRPCVDCHAFEFMQRALQDLKKTAYNLDSRTETLLFKVEKRTLCDCLTANTLN comes from the exons ATGCTGAAGGCTTGTGTAAGCAAAGTGGTCATTTTAGTGCCTTTAATACTCATAGTTGGGCTTATTTCTACAAATCCAACTACAGCTGAAGAAGAATCAGGAACAACAGTCCCTGCTGAAA GTCGCCCGTGTGTTGATTGTCATGCATTTGAATTCATGCAGAGGGCTTTGCAAGATTTAAAGAAGACAGCATACAATTTAGATTCACGG ACAGAGACATTGCTTTTTAAAGTGGAGAAGAGAACTCTGTGTGACTGTTTAACTGCAAATACATTGAACTGA